A part of Verrucomicrobiota bacterium genomic DNA contains:
- a CDS encoding bifunctional aconitate hydratase 2/2-methylisocitrate dehydratase, with protein sequence MNLYKEYLKEIEERKGQGLNPKPIDDGALVSELISQIKDIKNEHREASLKFFIYNTLPGTTSAAGEKAKFLKEIILGDCAIEEITSPFAFELLSHMKGGPSIEVLIDLALGDNLQIAQNAAEVLKTQVFLYEADTDRLKTAYSNGHKIAQDILESYARADFFTKLPDVEDKIKVVTYIAAEGDISTDLLSPGNQAHSRSDRELHGKCMISEAAQLEIQTLQKRHPDARVMLIAEKGTMGVGSSRMSGVNNVALWTGKQASPYIPFVNIAPIVAGTNGISPIFLTTVGVTGGIGIDLKNWAKKLDTDGTPILDDDDSPILEQKYSVETGTVLTINTKEKKLYKQEKELVDISSALTPQKLEFIKAGGSYAIVFGKKLQNFAAATLGIALPPVFAPSKEVFHEGQGLTAVEKIFNTNVVGVPEGTVLHAGSDVRVKVNIVGSQDTTGLMTSQELEAMAATVISPTVDGAYQSGCHTASVWDLKAQKNIPKLMKFMNKFGLITARDPKDVYHPMTDVIHKVLNDLTVDDWAIIIGGDSHTRMSKGVAFGADSGTVALALATGEASMPIPEAVKVTFKGKMEPHMDFRDVVHATQAQMLKQFGDNVFQGRVIEVHIGTLLADQAFTFTDWTAEMKAKASICISQDETLIQSLEIAKSRIQVMVDKGMDNQAQTLKGLIEKADRRITEIKSGEKPALQPDENAKYFAEVVVDLNEINEPMIADPDVHNDDISKRYTHDTIRPVSYYKGEKKVDLGFVGSCMVHKGDLKIVAQMLKNIEEQNEKVEFKAPLVVTAPTYNIIDELKEEGDWEILQKYSGFEFNDNSPKDSARVEYDNILYLERPGCNLCMGNQEKAEKGDTVLATSTRLFQGRVVEDSDSKKGESLLASTPVVVLSAILGRTPNINEYKDAVKGISLTKFSPPRAKPADTLSAHY encoded by the coding sequence ATGAACTTATACAAAGAATATTTAAAAGAAATTGAAGAACGAAAAGGTCAGGGTCTGAATCCTAAACCTATCGATGATGGAGCACTTGTCAGTGAGCTAATCTCACAAATCAAAGACATTAAGAACGAACATCGAGAAGCATCCCTAAAATTTTTTATTTACAATACCTTACCTGGAACAACGAGTGCCGCAGGAGAGAAGGCAAAGTTTTTAAAAGAGATTATCCTTGGTGACTGTGCTATTGAAGAAATTACCTCTCCATTTGCCTTTGAATTACTCTCTCATATGAAAGGCGGCCCATCTATTGAGGTGCTCATTGATTTAGCATTGGGCGACAATCTACAAATTGCCCAAAATGCCGCTGAGGTTCTCAAAACACAGGTATTTCTATATGAGGCAGATACAGACCGTCTCAAAACAGCGTATAGCAATGGCCATAAAATCGCTCAAGATATTCTAGAAAGCTACGCTCGGGCAGACTTTTTCACCAAACTCCCTGATGTCGAAGACAAAATTAAAGTAGTGACTTACATCGCTGCCGAGGGAGATATTTCCACTGACTTACTTTCACCCGGAAATCAAGCACATTCCCGCTCAGATAGGGAATTGCATGGGAAATGCATGATCTCTGAGGCTGCCCAACTAGAGATCCAGACCCTGCAAAAACGACACCCAGATGCACGAGTCATGTTGATCGCTGAAAAGGGAACTATGGGAGTCGGTTCATCTCGCATGTCTGGTGTAAATAATGTTGCTTTATGGACGGGAAAACAAGCAAGTCCTTACATTCCATTTGTGAACATTGCTCCAATTGTCGCTGGAACCAATGGTATTTCACCCATCTTTTTAACAACCGTCGGAGTCACTGGCGGGATCGGTATTGATTTGAAAAATTGGGCAAAAAAATTAGACACTGACGGCACCCCAATCTTAGATGATGATGACAGCCCAATTCTTGAACAAAAATATTCTGTTGAAACGGGCACTGTTCTCACCATCAACACTAAAGAAAAGAAGCTTTATAAGCAGGAAAAAGAGCTGGTTGATATTTCTTCCGCTTTAACCCCACAAAAGCTTGAGTTCATTAAGGCCGGTGGCTCTTATGCTATCGTTTTTGGCAAAAAACTACAGAACTTCGCAGCCGCTACTCTTGGAATAGCATTGCCCCCCGTATTTGCTCCTTCTAAAGAAGTTTTTCACGAAGGACAAGGCCTGACTGCTGTAGAGAAAATTTTCAATACGAATGTTGTTGGAGTTCCCGAAGGCACAGTTTTACATGCAGGCTCTGATGTTAGGGTAAAAGTAAATATCGTTGGTTCGCAAGATACGACAGGTTTGATGACCTCTCAAGAATTAGAGGCTATGGCTGCTACTGTTATTTCGCCAACAGTTGATGGAGCGTACCAATCTGGATGCCATACCGCATCGGTATGGGATTTAAAAGCACAGAAGAACATACCCAAACTCATGAAATTTATGAATAAATTTGGGTTAATCACTGCTAGAGACCCAAAGGATGTTTACCATCCTATGACGGATGTTATCCATAAAGTTTTAAATGACTTAACAGTTGATGACTGGGCTATAATCATTGGGGGAGACTCTCATACAAGAATGTCCAAGGGGGTTGCGTTCGGCGCAGACTCGGGAACCGTTGCACTTGCTTTAGCTACTGGTGAGGCCTCTATGCCAATTCCAGAGGCTGTCAAAGTAACCTTTAAAGGAAAGATGGAGCCACATATGGATTTCCGTGACGTTGTACATGCGACACAAGCTCAAATGTTAAAGCAATTTGGCGATAACGTATTCCAGGGAAGAGTGATCGAGGTTCATATAGGCACCCTGCTAGCAGATCAAGCCTTCACTTTTACAGACTGGACCGCTGAAATGAAAGCAAAAGCATCCATCTGTATCTCTCAAGATGAAACCCTTATTCAGTCTTTAGAGATCGCCAAGAGCCGAATTCAAGTCATGGTTGATAAAGGCATGGATAACCAAGCTCAAACCCTAAAGGGATTGATCGAAAAAGCAGATAGGAGAATTACAGAAATTAAGTCGGGTGAGAAACCAGCTCTGCAACCCGATGAAAACGCCAAATATTTCGCCGAAGTCGTCGTGGATCTCAATGAAATCAATGAGCCAATGATCGCGGATCCAGATGTACATAATGATGATATCTCCAAACGGTACACCCACGATACCATCAGACCGGTTTCTTATTATAAAGGTGAGAAAAAAGTAGATTTAGGTTTTGTTGGCTCCTGCATGGTGCACAAAGGGGATCTTAAAATTGTTGCCCAAATGCTCAAAAATATTGAGGAGCAAAATGAGAAAGTTGAGTTTAAAGCACCCTTAGTTGTTACCGCACCCACTTACAACATCATTGATGAATTAAAAGAAGAAGGCGATTGGGAAATATTACAAAAATACTCCGGGTTTGAATTTAATGACAACAGCCCTAAAGATTCTGCCCGTGTGGAGTATGACAATATTCTCTATCTTGAAAGACCGGGTTGTAATTTGTGTATGGGCAATCAGGAAAAAGCCGAAAAAGGAGATACTGTACTAGCAACCTCTACACGCCTCTTTCAAGGCAGGGTTGTTGAGGACTCTGACTCCAAGAAAGGTGAATCATTATTAGCATCAACTCCTGTGGTAGTTCTCTCTGCAATCCTGGGCCGAACGCCTAATATTAATGAGTATAAAGATGCAGTAAAAGGAATTAGCCTCACCAAATTTTCACCGCCACGCGCAAAGCCAGCAGATACGTTATCGGCTCATTATTGA
- a CDS encoding DUF393 domain-containing protein, translating to MNRISNLTVLFDASCGMCRGCRLWLSEQPSYFHLRFLALQSPKVDTLFPGVREYRPMEQLIVIDDHGGIYQGADAWVICLCALKEYRGLALKLADPGLRPLARSICQLISKNRHKISNLLGLKSGEAFRREAQKLVNDEIEMRPFCLCQMDGKC from the coding sequence ATGAATCGAATCAGTAACCTGACTGTGCTCTTTGATGCAAGCTGTGGTATGTGTCGTGGCTGCCGACTATGGTTGAGTGAGCAACCGTCCTATTTTCATCTGCGGTTTTTGGCGCTGCAATCTCCTAAAGTAGACACATTGTTTCCTGGTGTAAGAGAGTATCGGCCGATGGAGCAACTTATTGTCATTGATGACCATGGAGGGATTTATCAAGGTGCGGACGCCTGGGTTATTTGTCTGTGCGCTCTCAAGGAATATCGGGGGCTAGCCCTTAAACTTGCTGACCCAGGCCTCCGTCCATTGGCGCGCAGCATATGCCAGCTGATTTCTAAAAACCGTCACAAAATATCAAATTTACTTGGGCTTAAGTCAGGAGAGGCTTTTCGTCGAGAGGCACAAAAATTGGTGAACGATGAGATAGAAATGCGTCCATTCTGTTTATGTCAGATGGATGGAAAATGTTAA
- a CDS encoding transcriptional regulator, with protein MNDLNIAKDDFITQWGAMGNAWGINRTMAQIHALLMVTPRAMSTDEIMEDLKISRGNAHSNLRELVGWGLIKSVIRKGERKEFFEAEKDVWRMFCMIVRERKRREIEPAMEVLKNCQEKTKSMKSNEAVAFHKQIKALAEFVALAGGTMDSIAKSEQNKMIQMAMKLMK; from the coding sequence ATGAATGATTTAAACATAGCAAAGGATGATTTCATTACCCAATGGGGGGCGATGGGTAATGCTTGGGGCATCAATCGCACTATGGCGCAAATACATGCGCTACTTATGGTAACCCCAAGAGCCATGAGCACCGATGAAATCATGGAGGATTTGAAGATAAGCCGAGGTAATGCCCATAGTAATTTAAGGGAGCTGGTTGGCTGGGGGTTGATCAAAAGCGTGATACGTAAAGGTGAACGCAAAGAATTTTTTGAAGCTGAGAAGGATGTATGGCGTATGTTTTGTATGATTGTTAGGGAGCGTAAGCGGCGCGAGATAGAGCCTGCTATGGAAGTGCTTAAAAATTGCCAAGAAAAAACAAAGAGCATGAAAAGCAATGAGGCAGTAGCATTTCATAAACAAATCAAAGCACTCGCAGAGTTTGTAGCACTTGCTGGAGGAACTATGGACTCCATCGCCAAGTCGGAGCAGAACAAAATGATCCAGATGGCCATGAAACTTATGAAATAA
- a CDS encoding RNA polymerase sigma factor, translating to MTDIDFQHLVDQFYQPLFRFGISLSRNQDDASDLVQQTFSLWAAKGHQLRDKSKVKTWLFTTLYREFIGRQRKIKRYPQEELTEAHYDEVAIESSVVKAIDSKLVLQALSELEEIYRAPISLFYLQQHSYQDIAEILEVPVGTIMSRLSRGKQKLRDAMNKVTSTKANKIISLQQKPKREGYGS from the coding sequence ATGACTGATATTGATTTTCAGCACTTAGTGGACCAGTTTTACCAGCCTCTGTTCCGTTTTGGCATTAGCCTATCTCGCAATCAGGATGATGCTAGTGATCTAGTTCAGCAAACTTTTTCGTTGTGGGCGGCTAAGGGACACCAATTGCGTGATAAATCAAAGGTGAAAACTTGGCTTTTTACAACACTCTACAGGGAGTTTATTGGAAGGCAGCGCAAAATAAAGCGCTATCCCCAGGAGGAACTGACAGAAGCTCATTACGATGAGGTTGCGATTGAGTCCTCAGTTGTGAAGGCGATTGACTCTAAATTAGTCCTCCAGGCACTCTCTGAATTAGAAGAGATCTATCGAGCGCCCATTAGCTTGTTCTATTTACAACAACATTCTTATCAAGATATAGCTGAGATACTGGAGGTACCTGTTGGAACGATTATGTCTAGGTTATCTAGAGGCAAACAAAAACTACGAGACGCTATGAATAAAGTCACTAGCACAAAAGCAAACAAGATCATTTCACTTCAGCAAAAACCAAAAAGGGAGGGGTATGGATCTTAA